From one Syngnathoides biaculeatus isolate LvHL_M chromosome 12, ASM1980259v1, whole genome shotgun sequence genomic stretch:
- the LOC133510272 gene encoding actin-related protein 2-A — MDSQGRKVVVCDNGTGFVKCGYAGSNFPEHIFPALVGRPIIRSTAKVGNIEIKDLMVGDEASELRSMLEVNYPMENGIVRNWDDMKHLWDYTFGPEKLNIDSRNCKILLTEPPMNPTKNREKIIEVMFETYQFSGVYIAIQAVLTLYAQGLLTGVVVDSGDGVTHICPVYEGFSLPHLTRRLDIAGRDITRYLIKLLLLRGYAFNHSADFETVRMMKEKLCYVGYNIEQEQKLALETTVLVESYTLPDGRVIKVGGERFEAPEALFQPHLINVEGVGVAELLFNTIQAADIDTRPEFYKHIVLSGGSTMYPGLPSRLERELKQLYLERVLKGDVDKLSKFKIRIEDPPRRKHMVFLGGAVLADIMKDKDNFWLTREEYQEKGVRVLQKLGVTVR; from the exons ATGGACAGCCAGGGACGGAAAGTGGTAGTGTGTGACAACGGCACCGGG TTTGTCAAGTGCGGCTATGCTGGCTCCAACTTCCCAGAGCACATCTTCCCGGCGCTGGTGGGCAGGCCGATCATCCGCTCCACGGCTAAAGTGGGGAACATTGAGATCAAG gatctGATGGTGGGGGACGAGGCCAGCGAACTGCGCTCGATGCTGGAGGTCAACTACCCCATGGAGAACGGCATCGTGCGCAACTGGGACGACATGAAGCACCTGTGGGACTACACCTTCGGGCCCGAGAAGCTGAACATCGACTCGCGCAACTGCAAGATCCTGCTCACCGAGCCGCCGATGAATCCCACCAAGAACCGGGAGAAGATCATCGag GTGATGTTTGAGACGTACCAGTTTTCAGGTGTCTATATAGCCATTCAAGCCGTGTTGACACTCTACGCTCAAG gccttCTGACTGGCGTGGTGGTGGATTCTGGCGACGGCGTGACGCACATCTGTCCTGTGTACGAGGGATTCAGCCTGCCCCACCTGACCAGACGTCTGGACATCGCTGGGCGGGACATCACCCGCTACCTCATCAAG TTGCTGCTGCTGCGAGGGTACGCCTTCAACCACTCGGCCGACTTCGAGACGGTGCGTATGATGAAGGAGAAACTGTGCTACGTGGGCTACAATATCGAGCAGGAGCAGAAGCTTGCGCTGGAGACCACCGTGCTGGTGGAGTCGTATACG CTGCCAGACGGCCGCGTGATCAAGGTGGGCGGCGAGCGCTTCGAGGCGCCCGAGGCGCTCTTCCAACCGCACCTCATCAACGTGGAGGGCGTGGGCGTGGCCGAGCTGCTCTTCAACACCATCCAGGCGGCCGACATCGACACCAG GCCCGAGTTTTACAAACACATTGTCCTGTCGGGGGGCTCTACCATGTACCCGGGGCTGCCCTCACGACTGGAGCGGGAGCTCAAGCAGCTGTACCTGGAGCGCGTGCTCAAGGGCGACGTCGACAAGCTATCG aAATTCAAGATCCGCATCGAGGACCCACCCAGGCGAAAGCACATGGTGTTCCTGGGCGGGGCCGTACTGGCTGACATCATGAAGGACAAGGACAACTTCTGGCTCACGCGCgaggagtaccaagagaagggGGTGCGCGTTCTGCAAAAGCTGGGTGTCActgtcagataa
- the LOC133510274 gene encoding uncharacterized protein LOC133510274, with amino-acid sequence MEPDVLTYQHAAARPPSDDDADPPFRLKCSFLHQVEEPGTLPLSLANGFRDTPGEEAGFADFAVFADQAAHPWCCGFAGATTPSNALREARDVITDSEPRSSRRRLRLRTQDAPQMAPASEDQDSLSFKGTSENSEPKLSSLASREDHTEEDCEEHEVDDACSASQGTSPTSTRSSQFLADDSSGARGLPASDSFADFCSATAQQDACQMWAHFKDHHDNRTQQLLRSSFPKTEVPPVGQEAEAEAEEEVPSLEALLHPRHLLDREEGADERARPDFWLAHRDARLVAGLKFQWGSSHTKRTLLRCLGVASTSEDCYPQHTLTSHKTQTHSRGPPNQLNATMR; translated from the exons ATGGAGCCAGACGTTCTGACCTATCAGCACGCAGCAGCTCGCCCTCCGTCGGACGATGACGCCGACCCGCCGTTCCGCCTCAAGTGCAGCTTTCTTCACCAGGTGGAAGAGCCCGGCACCCTGCCTTTGTCCCTCGCCAACGGGTTTCGGGACACCcccggggaggaggcgggattCGCCGATTTCGCCGTGTTTGCCGACCAGGCGGCCCACCCGTGGTGTTGCGGCTTCGCGGGAGCTACGACGCCTTCAAACGCTCTGAGGGAAGCGCGGGACGTCATCACGGACTCCGAACCCAGGTCATCTCGGCGCCGCCTCCGTCTCAGGACTCAAGACGCTCCCCAAATGGCGCCCGCCTCAGAGGATCAGGACTCCCTGTCATTCAAGGGTACGTCGGAGAACTCGGAACCCAAGTTGTCCTCGCTCGCGTCACGTGAGGATCACACCGAAGAAGACTGCGAAGAACACGAAGTGGACGACGCGTGTTCCGCATCTCAGGGAACGTCTCCTACCTCGACGCGGTCCTCGCAATTCCTTGCCGACGACTCCAGCGGCGCACGAGGTCTCCCCGCGAGCGACAGCTTCGCAGATTTCTGCTCGGCCACCGCACAGCAAGACGCTTGCCAAATGTGGGCCCACTTTAAAGACCACCACGACAACCGAACCCAACAA CTCCTCCGGTCATCTTTCCCCAAGACGGAGGTCCCACCTGTGGGCCAGGAGGCTGAGGCTGAGGCTGAGGAGGAGGTGCCCAGCTTGGAGGCGCTGCTTCATCCTCGACATCTCCTTGACCGCGAGGAGGGCGCTGATGAGCG GGCCCGGCCAGACTTTTGGCTCGCCCACCGGGACGCGCGCTTGGTTGCGGGCCTCAAGTTCCAGTGGGGCTCCTCCCACACCAAAAGGACGCTCCTCAGGTGTCTCGGCGTGGCCTCCACCAGCGAA GACTGTTACCCACAACACACGCTCACCAGCCACAAGACCCAAACTCACTCACGCGGGCCTCCCAATCAACTCAATGCTACTATGCGCTAG
- the LOC133509419 gene encoding monocarboxylate transporter 12-B-like isoform X1, whose product MAVNVRENPRPGRDQVTRDGGWGWIIVAACFLATVCTRAVTRCVSMFFVEFQLHFERDYSTTAWIHSLIDCTTMLCAPLGGFLGNRLSCRATVTLGGLLSSAGLVLGCFASSLEHLYVSLGILTGLGFALCYTPSIAMVGRYFSEKKALAYGIAQSGISVLALSHLAAAVVVVVIAFAFCRAGCGIGTFILAPVVQLLIERYSWRGAMLVLGGFVSNLCVCAALMRPLGVAPVKKPRMSLESKDSKKEPKERPVKEQEMSNLSRAQGPVIANGGLRNCQLENGKQAEASAPALLTGRPGARLADLKLAEGLLFSNKPTAAALGELADTKTANAVECPRLSSKTVTTKTEVVLSEPSAGADVDRGRCDCLQPGKDFGFLGFPNFLVLALSLLFLAYGCSTPVVYLVPYALDKGLEHKQAAFIMSTFGISGIVGNITFGWITDRKYLIRYRMLSYIVALAVAGLSCLCVPLVHSLAPLTTFAAVYGYFDGAYVALLPVVTSEAVGSAYLTSALGVVYFLHAVPYLVSPPIGGWLVDVTENYTATFLVSGASFICSAAILAVAMLVRWARWSCPERAATSAHAVCDQDVI is encoded by the exons ATGGCTGTCAACGTGCGCGAGAACCCCCGCCCGGGCCGCGACCAGGTGACCCGGGATGGCGGCTGGGGCTGGATCATCGTCGCCGCCTGCTTCCTAGCAACCGTCTGCACGCGTGCGGTCACCAG GTGCGTTTCGATGTTCTTTGTGGAGTTCCAGCTCCACTTTGAGCGAGATTATTCCACCACGGCTTGGATCCACAGTCTCATTGATTGCACCACCATGCTCTGCG CCCCTCTGGGCGGTTTCCTGGGCAACCGTCTGTCGTGCAGAGCCACGGTGACGCTCGGGGGTCTCCTGTCCTCGGCGGGTTTGGTCCTCGGCTGCTTCGCCTCCAGTCTGGAACATCTCTACGTCTCGCTGGGAATCCTTACAG GTTTGGGCTTTGCTCTGTGCTACACGCCGTCCATCGCCATGGTCGGTCGATACTTCAGCGAGAAGAAAGCGCTGGCGTACGGCATCGCCCAGTCCGGTATTTCCGTCCTTGCGCTCTCCCacctcgccgccgccgtcgtcgtcgtcgtcatcgcgTTCGCGTTCTGCCGCGCAGGCTGCGGCATCGGGACCTTCATCCTGGCTCCGGTGGTCCAGCTGCTCATCGAGCGTTACTCTTGGAGGGGGGCCATGCTGGTCCTGGGGGGGTTCGTCTCCAACTTGTGCGTGTGCGCAGCTTTGATGAGGCCGCTGGGGGTGGCGCCAGTCAAGAAGCCAAG AATGTCTCTTGAGTCCAAAGACTCCAAAAAAGAACCCAAAGAGAGACCAGTAAAGGAGCAAGAAATGAGTAACCTTAGCCGCGCCCAAGGACCTGTGATCGCTAACGGAGGGCTGAGAAACTGCCAACTGGAAAACGGCAAGCAGGCCGAGGCTTCCGCGCCGGCTCTCCTGACCGGCAGGCCTGGCGCCCGGCTCGCGGATCTTAAGCTAGCCGAGGGCCTTTTGTTTAGCAACAAACCAACGGCGGCCGCGCTCGGGGAGCTAGCCGACACGAAGACGGCTAACGCCGTGGAGTGTCCTCGCCTAAGCAGCAAAACGGTCACCACAAAGACAGAAGTTGTGCTTTCCGAACCCTCAGCTGGAGCTGACGTCGACAGAGGTCGTTGTGACTGCCTGCAGCCAGGAAAGGACTTTGGCTTCTTGGGGTTTCCCAACTTCCTGGTCCTGGCATTGTCCCTCCTGTTCCTGGCGTACGGTTGTAGTACTCCGGTGGTCTACCTGGTTCCTTACGCCCTGGACAAGGGATTGGAGCACAAGCAGGCCGCCTTCATCATGTCCACGTTTGGAATTAGCGGGATCGTGGGCAACATCACCTTTGGTTGGATCACAGACAGGAA GTATCTGATCCGGTATCGCATGCTAAGCTACATTGTAGCGCTGGCGGTGGCGGGCCTGAGCTGTCTGTGTGTCCCGCTGGTCCACTCCTTGGCCCCCCTGACCACGTTTGCCGCGGTCTACGGCTACTTCGACGGCGCCTACGTGGCCCTCCTCCCCGTGGTCACCTCGGAAGCCGTGGGCTCCGCCTACCTCACCTCTGCCCTGGGCGTGGTCTACTTCCTGCACGCCGTGCCTTACCTCGTCAGCCCACCCATCGGCG GTTGGTTGGTGGACGTGACTGAAAATTACACGGCGACCTTCTTGGTCAGCGGCGCTTCGTTTATATGCAGCGCTGCCATTCTGGCGGTGGCCATGTTGGTCCGATGGGCCCGTTGGTCCTGCCCCGAACGCGCCGCCACCTCCGCCCACGCTGTTTGTGATCAGGATGTCATCTAA
- the LOC133509419 gene encoding monocarboxylate transporter 12-like isoform X3, whose amino-acid sequence MVGRYFSEKKALAYGIAQSGISVLALSHLAAAVVVVVIAFAFCRAGCGIGTFILAPVVQLLIERYSWRGAMLVLGGFVSNLCVCAALMRPLGVAPVKKPRMSLESKDSKKEPKERPVKEQEMSNLSRAQGPVIANGGLRNCQLENGKQAEASAPALLTGRPGARLADLKLAEGLLFSNKPTAAALGELADTKTANAVECPRLSSKTVTTKTEVVLSEPSAGADVDRGRCDCLQPGKDFGFLGFPNFLVLALSLLFLAYGCSTPVVYLVPYALDKGLEHKQAAFIMSTFGISGIVGNITFGWITDRKYLIRYRMLSYIVALAVAGLSCLCVPLVHSLAPLTTFAAVYGYFDGAYVALLPVVTSEAVGSAYLTSALGVVYFLHAVPYLVSPPIGGWLVDVTENYTATFLVSGASFICSAAILAVAMLVRWARWSCPERAATSAHAVCDQDVI is encoded by the exons ATGGTCGGTCGATACTTCAGCGAGAAGAAAGCGCTGGCGTACGGCATCGCCCAGTCCGGTATTTCCGTCCTTGCGCTCTCCCacctcgccgccgccgtcgtcgtcgtcgtcatcgcgTTCGCGTTCTGCCGCGCAGGCTGCGGCATCGGGACCTTCATCCTGGCTCCGGTGGTCCAGCTGCTCATCGAGCGTTACTCTTGGAGGGGGGCCATGCTGGTCCTGGGGGGGTTCGTCTCCAACTTGTGCGTGTGCGCAGCTTTGATGAGGCCGCTGGGGGTGGCGCCAGTCAAGAAGCCAAG AATGTCTCTTGAGTCCAAAGACTCCAAAAAAGAACCCAAAGAGAGACCAGTAAAGGAGCAAGAAATGAGTAACCTTAGCCGCGCCCAAGGACCTGTGATCGCTAACGGAGGGCTGAGAAACTGCCAACTGGAAAACGGCAAGCAGGCCGAGGCTTCCGCGCCGGCTCTCCTGACCGGCAGGCCTGGCGCCCGGCTCGCGGATCTTAAGCTAGCCGAGGGCCTTTTGTTTAGCAACAAACCAACGGCGGCCGCGCTCGGGGAGCTAGCCGACACGAAGACGGCTAACGCCGTGGAGTGTCCTCGCCTAAGCAGCAAAACGGTCACCACAAAGACAGAAGTTGTGCTTTCCGAACCCTCAGCTGGAGCTGACGTCGACAGAGGTCGTTGTGACTGCCTGCAGCCAGGAAAGGACTTTGGCTTCTTGGGGTTTCCCAACTTCCTGGTCCTGGCATTGTCCCTCCTGTTCCTGGCGTACGGTTGTAGTACTCCGGTGGTCTACCTGGTTCCTTACGCCCTGGACAAGGGATTGGAGCACAAGCAGGCCGCCTTCATCATGTCCACGTTTGGAATTAGCGGGATCGTGGGCAACATCACCTTTGGTTGGATCACAGACAGGAA GTATCTGATCCGGTATCGCATGCTAAGCTACATTGTAGCGCTGGCGGTGGCGGGCCTGAGCTGTCTGTGTGTCCCGCTGGTCCACTCCTTGGCCCCCCTGACCACGTTTGCCGCGGTCTACGGCTACTTCGACGGCGCCTACGTGGCCCTCCTCCCCGTGGTCACCTCGGAAGCCGTGGGCTCCGCCTACCTCACCTCTGCCCTGGGCGTGGTCTACTTCCTGCACGCCGTGCCTTACCTCGTCAGCCCACCCATCGGCG GTTGGTTGGTGGACGTGACTGAAAATTACACGGCGACCTTCTTGGTCAGCGGCGCTTCGTTTATATGCAGCGCTGCCATTCTGGCGGTGGCCATGTTGGTCCGATGGGCCCGTTGGTCCTGCCCCGAACGCGCCGCCACCTCCGCCCACGCTGTTTGTGATCAGGATGTCATCTAA
- the LOC133509419 gene encoding monocarboxylate transporter 12-B-like isoform X2, translating into MAVNVRENPRPGRDQVTRDGGWGWIIVAACFLATVCTRAVTRCVSMFFVEFQLHFERDYSTTAWIHSLIDCTTMLCAPLGGFLGNRLSCRATVTLGGLLSSAGLVLGCFASSLEHLYVSLGILTGLGFALCYTPSIAMVGRYFSEKKALAYGIAQSGCGIGTFILAPVVQLLIERYSWRGAMLVLGGFVSNLCVCAALMRPLGVAPVKKPRMSLESKDSKKEPKERPVKEQEMSNLSRAQGPVIANGGLRNCQLENGKQAEASAPALLTGRPGARLADLKLAEGLLFSNKPTAAALGELADTKTANAVECPRLSSKTVTTKTEVVLSEPSAGADVDRGRCDCLQPGKDFGFLGFPNFLVLALSLLFLAYGCSTPVVYLVPYALDKGLEHKQAAFIMSTFGISGIVGNITFGWITDRKYLIRYRMLSYIVALAVAGLSCLCVPLVHSLAPLTTFAAVYGYFDGAYVALLPVVTSEAVGSAYLTSALGVVYFLHAVPYLVSPPIGGWLVDVTENYTATFLVSGASFICSAAILAVAMLVRWARWSCPERAATSAHAVCDQDVI; encoded by the exons ATGGCTGTCAACGTGCGCGAGAACCCCCGCCCGGGCCGCGACCAGGTGACCCGGGATGGCGGCTGGGGCTGGATCATCGTCGCCGCCTGCTTCCTAGCAACCGTCTGCACGCGTGCGGTCACCAG GTGCGTTTCGATGTTCTTTGTGGAGTTCCAGCTCCACTTTGAGCGAGATTATTCCACCACGGCTTGGATCCACAGTCTCATTGATTGCACCACCATGCTCTGCG CCCCTCTGGGCGGTTTCCTGGGCAACCGTCTGTCGTGCAGAGCCACGGTGACGCTCGGGGGTCTCCTGTCCTCGGCGGGTTTGGTCCTCGGCTGCTTCGCCTCCAGTCTGGAACATCTCTACGTCTCGCTGGGAATCCTTACAG GTTTGGGCTTTGCTCTGTGCTACACGCCGTCCATCGCCATGGTCGGTCGATACTTCAGCGAGAAGAAAGCGCTGGCGTACGGCATCGCCCAGTCCG GCTGCGGCATCGGGACCTTCATCCTGGCTCCGGTGGTCCAGCTGCTCATCGAGCGTTACTCTTGGAGGGGGGCCATGCTGGTCCTGGGGGGGTTCGTCTCCAACTTGTGCGTGTGCGCAGCTTTGATGAGGCCGCTGGGGGTGGCGCCAGTCAAGAAGCCAAG AATGTCTCTTGAGTCCAAAGACTCCAAAAAAGAACCCAAAGAGAGACCAGTAAAGGAGCAAGAAATGAGTAACCTTAGCCGCGCCCAAGGACCTGTGATCGCTAACGGAGGGCTGAGAAACTGCCAACTGGAAAACGGCAAGCAGGCCGAGGCTTCCGCGCCGGCTCTCCTGACCGGCAGGCCTGGCGCCCGGCTCGCGGATCTTAAGCTAGCCGAGGGCCTTTTGTTTAGCAACAAACCAACGGCGGCCGCGCTCGGGGAGCTAGCCGACACGAAGACGGCTAACGCCGTGGAGTGTCCTCGCCTAAGCAGCAAAACGGTCACCACAAAGACAGAAGTTGTGCTTTCCGAACCCTCAGCTGGAGCTGACGTCGACAGAGGTCGTTGTGACTGCCTGCAGCCAGGAAAGGACTTTGGCTTCTTGGGGTTTCCCAACTTCCTGGTCCTGGCATTGTCCCTCCTGTTCCTGGCGTACGGTTGTAGTACTCCGGTGGTCTACCTGGTTCCTTACGCCCTGGACAAGGGATTGGAGCACAAGCAGGCCGCCTTCATCATGTCCACGTTTGGAATTAGCGGGATCGTGGGCAACATCACCTTTGGTTGGATCACAGACAGGAA GTATCTGATCCGGTATCGCATGCTAAGCTACATTGTAGCGCTGGCGGTGGCGGGCCTGAGCTGTCTGTGTGTCCCGCTGGTCCACTCCTTGGCCCCCCTGACCACGTTTGCCGCGGTCTACGGCTACTTCGACGGCGCCTACGTGGCCCTCCTCCCCGTGGTCACCTCGGAAGCCGTGGGCTCCGCCTACCTCACCTCTGCCCTGGGCGTGGTCTACTTCCTGCACGCCGTGCCTTACCTCGTCAGCCCACCCATCGGCG GTTGGTTGGTGGACGTGACTGAAAATTACACGGCGACCTTCTTGGTCAGCGGCGCTTCGTTTATATGCAGCGCTGCCATTCTGGCGGTGGCCATGTTGGTCCGATGGGCCCGTTGGTCCTGCCCCGAACGCGCCGCCACCTCCGCCCACGCTGTTTGTGATCAGGATGTCATCTAA